From Anaerolineales bacterium, a single genomic window includes:
- a CDS encoding MFS transporter gives MSQLSVTFKRLTNETFTSFAVRNYRLYYIGQIISTSGTFMQSVAQAWLVLKLTNSGTALGIVSALQYIPILLFGTVGGVMADRFPKRTVLYFTQAAAGLLGLTLGVLVATNLVTLWMVYILAFLLGWVTVFDNPARQTFVLELVGESRLRNAVTLYSTLVNLSRVIGPTLAALLIASIGLAPCFILNGLSYGAVVIMLSLMRASELHVTPPITATKGQLREGINYVRTTPILLNTLLMLFVVGMLTFEFQVSLPLLAQYTFNSGASGYAFLSACLGMGAVVGGLAVASQRKYSPALLVIAAFLFGATVLTAAIMPTLYLSGLLLVLAGACSIYFTSLGNTILQLSSSPQMRGRVMSFWSMAFLGSTTIGGPLVGWFAQTFGDRWGLAIGGLAGLAAGLLGLINLRNSHSKADHPD, from the coding sequence ATGAGTCAGCTATCCGTCACATTTAAACGCCTGACCAACGAGACGTTCACATCCTTCGCCGTTCGTAATTACCGGCTGTACTACATTGGGCAGATTATCTCTACCTCGGGCACCTTCATGCAGAGTGTCGCCCAGGCCTGGCTGGTGCTTAAGCTGACCAACTCTGGCACTGCACTGGGGATCGTCTCGGCCTTGCAATATATTCCCATCCTGCTGTTCGGCACTGTGGGTGGTGTCATGGCCGATCGCTTCCCCAAGCGCACTGTGCTTTACTTCACTCAGGCGGCAGCCGGCCTGCTGGGCTTAACCCTGGGGGTGTTGGTAGCGACCAACCTCGTCACCCTGTGGATGGTCTACATTCTGGCCTTTCTGCTGGGTTGGGTGACCGTGTTTGACAACCCGGCTCGCCAGACTTTTGTTTTGGAGCTGGTGGGAGAGAGTCGGCTGAGAAACGCGGTAACTCTGTACTCCACGCTGGTGAATCTCTCGCGCGTGATCGGCCCCACCCTGGCGGCCTTATTGATTGCTTCCATTGGCCTGGCTCCCTGTTTTATTCTCAATGGCCTCTCTTATGGGGCCGTGGTAATCATGCTCTCCCTGATGCGTGCCAGTGAGCTCCATGTCACCCCACCAATAACCGCCACGAAAGGGCAGCTGCGTGAGGGTATCAACTACGTGCGTACCACACCCATCTTGTTGAACACGTTGCTGATGCTGTTCGTTGTGGGCATGTTGACCTTCGAGTTCCAGGTGAGCCTGCCCCTCCTTGCTCAATATACGTTTAACAGCGGTGCTAGCGGTTATGCCTTTCTATCCGCCTGCTTGGGCATGGGGGCTGTCGTCGGCGGTTTGGCTGTTGCCAGTCAGCGAAAGTATTCACCGGCTTTGTTGGTAATTGCTGCTTTCCTGTTCGGGGCAACGGTGTTAACTGCAGCCATCATGCCTACCCTTTACCTCTCAGGATTGTTGTTGGTGTTAGCCGGCGCCTGTTCAATTTACTTCACCTCACTGGGGAACACCATCCTGCAGCTATCCAGCTCACCCCAGATGCGCGGGCGGGTGATGTCCTTCTGGTCGATGGCTTTCCTGGGCTCCACCACCATCGGCGGCCCTCTGGTTGGCTGGTTTGCCCAAACCTTTGGCGATCGCTGGGGACTGGCAATCGGTGGACTTGCCGGCCTTGCTGCCGGGCTCCTCGGATTGATCAACCTGCGTAATTCACATTCGAAAGCAGACCATCCTGATTGA
- the ablA gene encoding lysine 2,3-aminomutase gives MSNHPFLSKRAPIYKDIPDDQWNNWRWQLSNRLNTAEEIGKVLTLTEDEKNALNAPHLFRVDITPYYISLINPDDPEDPIRKQVIPNDCEMQPFTAEMADSLSEDAHSPVPGLVHRYPDRVLMLVTTQCASYCRYCTRSRIVGDPSATFSRHEFELQLEYLRNTPQVRDVLLSGGDPLVLAPKILEEILTRLREIPHIEIVRIGSRVPVFLPMRVTDELCDMLQRFHPLWLNIHVNHSNEISAELAQATDKLTRAGIPLGNQSVLLAGVNDNVHVMRQLVQDLIRIRVRPYYLYQCDLVHGAGHFRTPVAKGIEIMEGLRGHTSGFAVPTYMIDAPGGGGKIPVMPNYLISMSDHKIILRNFEGYITTYEEPTDYTPAKAAKFLGDKRPEPGQEGLTALLDGDQMFIKPEGFEKTHERGGLQHRLKDPTKWKPLGIGSGEPAEPTDLPK, from the coding sequence ATGTCCAACCACCCCTTCCTTTCCAAACGAGCTCCGATCTATAAAGACATTCCCGACGACCAGTGGAACAATTGGCGCTGGCAGCTTTCCAACCGTCTTAATACCGCCGAAGAGATCGGCAAGGTGCTCACCCTCACCGAAGATGAGAAGAACGCCCTTAATGCCCCGCATCTTTTCCGCGTTGATATCACCCCTTATTACATTTCCTTGATCAATCCCGACGACCCCGAAGACCCCATCCGCAAGCAAGTCATCCCCAACGACTGTGAGATGCAACCCTTCACCGCGGAAATGGCCGATTCTCTCTCAGAAGACGCTCACTCCCCTGTCCCGGGTCTTGTACACCGTTACCCTGACCGTGTCCTCATGTTGGTCACCACCCAATGCGCGTCATACTGTCGCTACTGCACACGCAGCCGCATTGTGGGTGACCCATCCGCCACCTTCTCTCGCCATGAATTTGAGCTCCAGCTTGAATACCTGCGCAATACACCCCAGGTCCGTGATGTCCTGCTCTCGGGCGGTGACCCGCTCGTCCTGGCCCCCAAGATCCTTGAAGAAATCCTTACCCGCCTGCGTGAGATCCCTCATATCGAGATCGTCCGCATTGGCTCGCGCGTCCCAGTTTTCCTGCCCATGCGTGTTACCGACGAGCTGTGTGACATGCTCCAGCGCTTCCACCCCTTATGGTTGAACATCCATGTCAACCACTCCAATGAGATCTCTGCTGAGCTTGCTCAGGCTACCGATAAGCTCACTCGTGCTGGGATTCCCCTAGGCAACCAGTCCGTTCTCCTAGCCGGTGTCAACGATAACGTCCATGTCATGCGCCAGCTCGTGCAAGACCTGATCCGCATCCGCGTTCGCCCCTACTATCTCTACCAATGTGACTTGGTCCACGGTGCCGGGCACTTCCGCACTCCGGTTGCCAAAGGCATCGAGATCATGGAGGGATTACGCGGCCACACCTCCGGCTTTGCTGTTCCCACTTACATGATCGACGCTCCTGGCGGAGGCGGCAAGATCCCTGTTATGCCCAACTATCTCATCAGCATGTCAGATCACAAGATCATCCTGCGGAATTTCGAGGGGTACATTACCACTTATGAAGAACCCACCGATTACACCCCCGCGAAAGCTGCAAAATTCCTGGGTGACAAACGCCCCGAACCCGGCCAGGAGGGCCTCACCGCCCTATTGGATGGCGACCAGATGTTCATCAAGCCGGAGGGCTTCGAGAAAACCCACGAGCGCGGCGGTCTGCAGCATCGTCTGAAGGATCCCACCAAGTGGAAGCCACTCGGCATCGGCTCTGGTGAGCCTGCCGAACCTACCGACCTTCCAAAATAA